The nucleotide window GTAATGTGATGGATAGCTATGATTTTATCATTGTAGGTAGTGGTTTTGGCGGCTCGGTTAGTGCTTGTAGACTCACGCAGAAGAACTACAAAGTTGCGCTCTTAGAAAAAGGGCGTGATTACAGATCGAAGTCAAAATTTCCAAAAACTAACTGGGATATATATAACTATCTTTGGGCACCTATTATTAGATGTTTTGGAATTCAATCCATTACAGTTTTAAAGAATCTCTTGGTTCTTCATGGAGTAGGAGTTGGAGGGGGAAGCTTAGTTTACGCAAATACTTTGCTACGTCCTGCTAAGAAGATTTTCAACAGTTCATTTTGGCCTTCTAACTTAGATTGGAATACTGAACTAGATCATCACTATAATACGGCCTCTAAAATGTTAGGTGTTACTAAGAACCCTAAACTTCATGCAGGTGAAAAAATACTAGAAGAACTTTCAAAAGAACTCAACTGTCATCACACATTTGAAGAAACAAATATTGGAGTTTACTTCGATGGTGAGCAGGGAGTAGATCAGGATGACCCATACTTTAGCGGCGATGGCCCTAAAAGAAGATCATGTACAAGTTGTGGAAGTTGTATGATTGGTTGTCCTGAGGGAGCAAAGAATACTCTAGATAAGAATTATCTTCACTTTGCAAGTAAGTGGGGGGCAGATATCTTTGCTGAGACTACTGTAGATAAAATTGAAAAAGTTGATGATGAATATGTCGTTACAACTTTCAATACCTGTGGAATATTTAGAAAGAAGAGAGTCTTTAAAGCAAAGAAAGTTATTCTAAGTGCCGGAGTAATGGGAACGTTAGATATTCTCTATCGAAATAAGCTCGTTCATAAAACTCTTCCAGATATCTCAAATAGACTAGGTGAAGTGGTAAGAACTAATGGCGAGAGTCTATTGGGGGTTACCAGTAAGAAGTATAGAGGGGATTTATCTGAAGGTGTTGCCATTGGAGCTCAAATCAGACCAGATGAACACACAAAGATTGAAGCTGTTCGCTATCCTAAAGGAAGTGACTTTATGAAGCTTTTGACAGTACCTCTAACCGAAAGTGGTTCTCGTCTTTCTAGACCCTTTAAGATGATAAGAAGTTTAGTTCAAAACTTTATCCCCTTTTCAAAAATACTCCTAAGTAGAGATTGGGCATCAAACTCTGTTATTCTCTTAGTTATGCAGTCTCTTGATTCAAAGATGTCATTACGCTTTGGTAGAACTATGTTTAGAGGATTCACTAAGGGATTAATTGGAGATATGGGAGACGAGGTTATGGAGACATCAATCCCTGTTGCACAAGAAAGTGCAAAGATCATAGCGAAGAATATTGATGGGCAGGCCCTTAACTGTAGTTTGGAAGTGGCCGCTGGAAGTATTGCAACGGCCCATGTGCTAGGCGGAGCAGTGATGGCCCAAACAGTAGACACTGGAGTGGTGGATACTAATCACGAAGTTTTTGGATATAATGGTTTATATATTTGTGATGCGAGTGTTATACCTGCAAATCTCGCAGTTAACCCCTCCCTTACAATTTGTGCTTTAGCAGAGAGGTTTTCATCTCAATTTGAAATGATAGGCCATAGCAAAAGAGAAATTAAATTTAGTACTTTAGAGGCATAATTATGAAAAAGAGAATTCTACTACCACTATTATCAATTTTTGTACTGCTCATTATTGTGGCCCTATATATTTTCAAAATTCCTTTTGGTGATATAGGTAAGCTTGAAAAGCAGTATGTTAAAGTTGAATTAACCAAGGATAAGAAATCTCCAGTTGAATATTCAATTGTAGAAAAGATGCCTAAGGGTTGGGTTCAATTAAAAGATATCTCTCCTCATGCTGTTAAGGCCATTATGTTAAGTGAAGATTGGTTTTTCTATGGTCACGATGGGGTTGATCTCTCTCAAGTTAAAGAAGCTGCATTAGATGGAATAAAAGGTGAGAAACTCAGAGGTGCAAGTACTATTTCTCAACAAGTGACAAAGAACTTATTCTTAAGTAACGATAGAACAGTTCAAAGAAAGTTTAGAGAGCTTTTAATTACTCTCTACCTTGAGAAGAAAGTGTCTAAAGACAAAATTTTAGAAATATATCTCAATATTATTCAATACGGAAAGTCCCTTTATGGAATTAAGGCCGCTTCTAAGAAATACTTTAAAAAGTCTCCAAAGAACTTAAATGCCTATGAAGGAGCATTCTTAGCTATGTTACTTCCTAGTCCTGTTCGTTATGGTCAGTCTTATAAGGATCGTAAATTAACAAAATTTGCCAAAGAAACTATGGATAATATTATTGATAAAATGGTTTTGGCAAAAGTCCTTACTAAAGAAGAAGGGGCAAGGGAAAAAAAGCGCAGGCTTTCTTTTACAAGATCAAAATCTAAAGTTAAAGGTCTTGGAAATATGCAGAAAATTAAGAGTCACGATGATGGGAGAAATTGGGAGAAACGTTATGAATATGATCCTGATCTTGCCGTAAAAGAAGACTTCAAATATGACCCTGACGCTATTAATGAAGATGATTTAAATGTTAAAGAAGAGTTCACTGTTGAATAGCAATTTCAGTAATTTAGAGGGCCCTTATTCTATCTAAGAATGGGGGCAATTCGCCCTATCTCTGCGTTGTAAAAGTGTCTAAATGATACTCATTGTCCAAAGTATAACCACCCTCAGAACATATTCTCAATAGCTTATGTTGGCCTATATTTTGCTATATATAGCTCATTATATATCTATTTGGAGGAATTGTGTTAAACGGCAAACATATTATCAAATTACTTATGTGTTTAATTCTATC belongs to Halobacteriovorax sp. HLS and includes:
- a CDS encoding biosynthetic peptidoglycan transglycosylase; protein product: MKKRILLPLLSIFVLLIIVALYIFKIPFGDIGKLEKQYVKVELTKDKKSPVEYSIVEKMPKGWVQLKDISPHAVKAIMLSEDWFFYGHDGVDLSQVKEAALDGIKGEKLRGASTISQQVTKNLFLSNDRTVQRKFRELLITLYLEKKVSKDKILEIYLNIIQYGKSLYGIKAASKKYFKKSPKNLNAYEGAFLAMLLPSPVRYGQSYKDRKLTKFAKETMDNIIDKMVLAKVLTKEEGAREKKRRLSFTRSKSKVKGLGNMQKIKSHDDGRNWEKRYEYDPDLAVKEDFKYDPDAINEDDLNVKEEFTVE
- a CDS encoding GMC oxidoreductase, yielding MDSYDFIIVGSGFGGSVSACRLTQKNYKVALLEKGRDYRSKSKFPKTNWDIYNYLWAPIIRCFGIQSITVLKNLLVLHGVGVGGGSLVYANTLLRPAKKIFNSSFWPSNLDWNTELDHHYNTASKMLGVTKNPKLHAGEKILEELSKELNCHHTFEETNIGVYFDGEQGVDQDDPYFSGDGPKRRSCTSCGSCMIGCPEGAKNTLDKNYLHFASKWGADIFAETTVDKIEKVDDEYVVTTFNTCGIFRKKRVFKAKKVILSAGVMGTLDILYRNKLVHKTLPDISNRLGEVVRTNGESLLGVTSKKYRGDLSEGVAIGAQIRPDEHTKIEAVRYPKGSDFMKLLTVPLTESGSRLSRPFKMIRSLVQNFIPFSKILLSRDWASNSVILLVMQSLDSKMSLRFGRTMFRGFTKGLIGDMGDEVMETSIPVAQESAKIIAKNIDGQALNCSLEVAAGSIATAHVLGGAVMAQTVDTGVVDTNHEVFGYNGLYICDASVIPANLAVNPSLTICALAERFSSQFEMIGHSKREIKFSTLEA